The proteins below come from a single Benincasa hispida cultivar B227 chromosome 4, ASM972705v1, whole genome shotgun sequence genomic window:
- the LOC120075167 gene encoding uncharacterized protein LOC120075167 has translation MADKKLVMSKIVPMVSKVTEHKLNGPNYYSWRSNPGGVVCYYCHKPGHTKCECRRLLNKSQRMPSPSAHVASTPDNLDKSITISAEEFAKFQQYQELLRASSSTPIMTIAETGFYNETNYW, from the exons ATGGCTGATAAGAAACTAGTAATGTCTAAGATTGTTCCTATGGTGTCAAAAGTAACTGAACACAAGTTGAATGGACCCAACTACTATTCATGGAGATCAAATCCAGGTGGGGTTGTTTGCTATTATTGTCATAAACCTGGCCATACGAAATGTGAATGCAGAAGATTGCTGAATAAGAGTCAGAGGATGCCATCACCCTCTGCACATGTTGCCTCTACTCCCGATAATCTTGACAAGTCAATTACGATTTCTGCAGaggagtttgctaaatttcagcaGTATCAAGAGTTATTGAGGGCATCATCTTCTACTCCCATTATGACCATCGCAGAGACAG GATTTTACAACGAAACAAACTATTGGTAA